Proteins found in one Enterococcus sp. 9D6_DIV0238 genomic segment:
- a CDS encoding GntR family transcriptional regulator, giving the protein MSTISEAVGKNLDLSLNEPLKELVYKAFRKTIILGEIQAGQRINEKEFSEVMNISRTPIRYALQKLVEEDLVDHVPGVGIIVKGISINDAHEIYAIRKSLDVLATLTAMNEMNEADFEELRELLEETERLNEANEIDQVLQKFSDFNELIYEKSQMRRLKSIVMKLREYLIYFRDISIRSKERRDKALKEHWLIYYCMLNQEKEQLELLITEHLTYSQSFIIKEMEKHLNDSDN; this is encoded by the coding sequence ATGAGTACAATATCAGAGGCTGTCGGAAAAAATCTAGATTTAAGTCTTAATGAGCCGCTAAAAGAGTTGGTTTACAAAGCATTTCGCAAAACAATCATTTTAGGAGAAATTCAAGCTGGACAGCGGATCAACGAAAAAGAATTTTCAGAAGTCATGAATATCAGCCGCACACCGATCCGCTATGCTCTGCAAAAACTGGTTGAAGAAGATTTAGTCGATCATGTTCCCGGTGTTGGTATCATCGTTAAAGGAATATCTATCAATGATGCACATGAAATTTATGCCATCAGAAAATCATTAGATGTATTAGCTACCTTGACTGCGATGAATGAAATGAATGAAGCGGACTTTGAAGAGTTGAGAGAATTGTTAGAGGAAACTGAACGGTTGAATGAAGCAAATGAAATCGATCAAGTGCTGCAAAAATTTTCAGACTTCAATGAATTGATCTATGAAAAAAGCCAAATGCGCCGACTCAAATCGATCGTAATGAAACTTAGAGAATATTTGATCTATTTCCGCGATATCTCTATTCGCTCAAAAGAACGTCGGGATAAAGCTTTGAAAGAACATTGGCTGATTTACTATTGTATGCTGAATCAAGAAAAAGAGCAGTTGGAATTGCTAATTACGGAGCACCTAACCTATTCACAGTCCTTTATCATCAAAGAAATGGAAAAACATTTAAATGACTCAGATAACTAA
- a CDS encoding response regulator transcription factor has translation MRNEKILVVDDDPAIRRLIWKSLQSTGLLVYQSDTIEKTIEIMKRVDFQLFLLDVSLEHENDGYHLAQLIREHQPLTPIIFVSGKKSEQDIISGLESGGDVYLSKPFAPNVLRAQVISTLNRTEQLLTLREHSEEATLTEGIFSFNKHQYQFSKNGEVVNMTSKEIMMILFFMENPQQVFSKEQIYANVWNDGEIDKNLITVYINYLRNKIEDDPKKPKYLQTVWGIGYLFNPEGKEAETKAFDS, from the coding sequence GTGCGAAACGAAAAAATCTTAGTGGTCGATGATGATCCGGCAATTCGCCGTTTGATCTGGAAATCACTACAGTCGACGGGATTACTGGTTTATCAAAGTGATACGATCGAAAAAACTATCGAGATCATGAAGCGGGTCGATTTCCAGTTGTTTCTTTTAGATGTTAGTTTGGAGCACGAAAATGATGGCTATCATTTAGCTCAATTGATTCGAGAGCATCAACCGTTGACACCGATCATTTTTGTCAGCGGGAAGAAAAGCGAACAAGATATTATCAGCGGCTTAGAATCTGGAGGCGATGTCTACCTTTCAAAGCCGTTTGCACCAAATGTGTTGAGAGCTCAAGTTATTAGCACATTGAATCGAACGGAGCAATTACTGACGCTAAGAGAACATAGTGAAGAAGCAACGTTGACGGAAGGTATTTTTTCCTTCAATAAACATCAATATCAATTTAGTAAAAATGGTGAAGTAGTCAATATGACCTCTAAGGAGATCATGATGATTTTGTTCTTTATGGAAAATCCCCAGCAAGTGTTCAGTAAGGAGCAGATCTATGCTAATGTATGGAATGATGGTGAAATCGATAAGAACTTGATCACGGTGTATATTAACTATTTACGCAATAAAATTGAAGATGATCCTAAAAAGCCGAAGTATCTTCAAACTGTGTGGGGTATCGGTTATCTGTTCAATCCAGAAGGAAAAGAGGCTGAGACAAAAGCTTTTGACTCTTGA
- a CDS encoding DUF5067 domain-containing protein encodes MNMKKIVLIGIGVLVVGGVLVNMGSDEKKETPAKKEETTSTVVKNKESEAPAVTDAGDLGDYHVAIKEFTFAKDYSGADVGVVEYEFTNNSDTNAMFLTSITTKAFQNGAALQLAIMAEEGYVDSMTEIQPGATLNLKVPYKLSDLSAPVSVEATKLFSNKEKLSKEFILQ; translated from the coding sequence ATGAACATGAAGAAAATCGTTTTGATAGGTATTGGTGTATTAGTTGTGGGTGGAGTGTTAGTCAATATGGGGTCTGATGAAAAAAAAGAGACGCCTGCAAAAAAAGAAGAAACGACAAGTACGGTTGTCAAAAACAAAGAGTCAGAAGCGCCTGCAGTGACAGATGCTGGTGATTTAGGTGATTATCACGTAGCGATCAAGGAATTTACTTTTGCTAAAGATTACAGTGGCGCAGATGTTGGTGTCGTGGAGTATGAATTTACGAATAATAGCGATACAAATGCAATGTTTTTGACCTCGATCACGACGAAAGCTTTCCAAAATGGCGCAGCATTGCAATTGGCAATCATGGCTGAAGAGGGATATGTAGATTCCATGACAGAAATTCAGCCGGGAGCAACATTGAATTTAAAAGTACCTTATAAGTTAAGTGATTTAAGTGCGCCTGTTTCTGTAGAGGCAACGAAATTATTCAGTAATAAAGAAAAGTTGTCTAAAGAGTTTATTTTACAATAA
- the citG gene encoding triphosphoribosyl-dephospho-CoA synthase CitG, with protein sequence MTQITKQELLKKISNFALQSLLFEAALYPKPGLVDPISSGAHKDMDYGTFLDSSRALAPFFTDYLELGLAHHGTPEALFQKVRSTGQLAEKEMLKKTEGVNTHKGANFSFALILASIGKLLQKEQLSLPFSEADTKAIFDYTKQMTNKLVAQDFSNLTKKKELTNGEKLYLDHGFTGIRGEAAAGYPSLQETALPFLRQRQSLNDRKTFLFLLLSLMASVEDSNLINRGGIDAWQQVKKMAAQQARSLSEDSSIDELERKLVAFDQALIRDHLSPGGSADLLALSYFFGQLEGLV encoded by the coding sequence ATGACTCAGATAACTAAGCAGGAACTCCTTAAAAAAATTAGTAATTTTGCTTTACAGTCTTTGCTTTTTGAAGCTGCTTTATATCCTAAACCTGGCCTAGTTGATCCTATCAGTTCTGGGGCTCATAAGGATATGGATTACGGAACTTTTCTTGACAGCAGCCGAGCTCTGGCACCCTTTTTCACTGATTATCTTGAACTAGGTCTAGCACATCATGGAACACCTGAAGCTTTGTTTCAAAAGGTTCGTTCAACCGGTCAGTTGGCCGAAAAAGAGATGCTCAAAAAAACCGAAGGAGTCAATACTCATAAAGGAGCTAATTTTTCTTTCGCATTGATTTTAGCCAGTATTGGAAAGCTGCTTCAAAAGGAACAACTGTCGCTCCCTTTTTCCGAAGCTGATACCAAAGCTATTTTTGACTATACGAAACAAATGACAAATAAACTTGTTGCTCAAGATTTTTCAAACCTAACAAAGAAAAAGGAACTGACGAATGGTGAAAAATTATACCTCGATCATGGTTTTACCGGTATAAGAGGCGAAGCGGCTGCTGGCTATCCTTCACTTCAGGAAACTGCTTTGCCCTTCTTGAGACAAAGACAGTCGCTAAATGATAGAAAAACATTTCTGTTTTTACTCCTGTCTTTAATGGCAAGTGTCGAGGATTCTAACTTGATCAACCGCGGAGGGATCGATGCCTGGCAGCAGGTCAAAAAAATGGCAGCACAACAGGCACGATCTCTTTCAGAAGACTCTTCTATTGATGAATTGGAGCGTAAGCTGGTCGCCTTTGATCAAGCATTGATCCGTGATCATCTGAGTCCGGGAGGCTCTGCTGATTTACTTGCATTAAGCTACTTTTTCGGTCAGCTGGAAGGACTTGTTTAA
- a CDS encoding sensor histidine kinase, with protein MKRTNKIVNLMIIAMTLFIIVSVFFAIRGFSVIRKTTTASGQDFLLQSTEYVGKVIQLSMKNRHQALNYLAIDGNLKNSDDPAAYLKNSQSTLTTFFDSLNGEADALFYIDPNGTPIYAFHWDSEKKTVTIADTQTIQPYINHDLSLRQLLDKPTAQNSASYFIDKKAYLNFYQEIKTADDKIDGYLILPLHLQTFYQNFLQDFELDYKGYPMIKDQSMTVVMHPVAEQVGLDIVTDREKIYPDLDYSDLKKLEKYQLSHSSGKLTYKSYWWDEDVPKEVLKISAFEWIDVGLAHWVVAINADYNERNDDIINFVIMLSLLLVVLLLLVGIFSLFIHNFRKKERIEEENKQLIEKQQQQKLQHQLELELYQRNKMETVGLLTTSIVHDMNNFLTPIIGNTQLLLEEYSDDPVLEEDLEDILHSAQKGQQLSANVLRFSKTQQSVQEWLDVSAAIGVATHLIKEIIPKNVQLSISIQENLGTAKFEEIDVQNLIYNLITNAYQATKEQSTIPKIQVTVAPTSKEVAEEIKKDNIRIQSEEHFVTLEITDNGPGIPSDIREKIFEPFFTTKSADEGTGLGLFAVASIIAKYEWYLDVQSETNQGTTFLIILPVRPPQ; from the coding sequence ATGAAACGTACAAATAAGATCGTGAACCTTATGATCATAGCAATGACGCTTTTTATCATCGTCTCCGTATTTTTTGCGATCCGCGGCTTCTCAGTCATTCGTAAAACAACGACTGCTAGCGGTCAAGATTTTCTTTTACAATCAACTGAGTATGTCGGCAAAGTGATCCAGCTTTCTATGAAAAACCGTCATCAAGCATTGAACTATTTGGCTATTGACGGAAATTTAAAAAATAGTGATGATCCTGCCGCCTATTTAAAAAACAGCCAATCCACCCTAACGACTTTTTTCGATTCATTGAACGGAGAAGCTGATGCTCTTTTTTACATTGATCCTAACGGAACACCGATTTACGCCTTTCATTGGGACTCAGAAAAAAAGACTGTAACGATCGCAGATACTCAAACTATTCAACCTTATATCAATCATGATTTATCTCTGAGACAGTTGTTAGATAAGCCAACAGCGCAAAATAGTGCTTCTTATTTTATTGATAAAAAAGCGTATCTTAATTTTTATCAGGAAATTAAAACAGCAGATGACAAAATCGACGGCTATCTGATTTTACCGCTGCATTTACAAACGTTCTATCAGAATTTTCTACAAGATTTTGAACTAGATTACAAAGGTTATCCGATGATCAAAGATCAGTCGATGACAGTCGTTATGCATCCTGTTGCCGAGCAGGTCGGTTTGGATATCGTCACAGACCGTGAAAAAATTTATCCTGATCTAGACTACTCTGACTTAAAAAAATTAGAAAAATACCAACTAAGTCATTCTTCTGGAAAATTGACCTATAAATCTTATTGGTGGGATGAAGACGTTCCTAAAGAAGTTTTGAAAATCAGCGCATTTGAGTGGATCGATGTCGGCTTAGCTCATTGGGTCGTCGCAATCAATGCTGATTATAATGAACGAAACGATGATATCATCAATTTTGTCATCATGCTCTCCTTGCTTTTAGTCGTCCTGCTTTTACTTGTGGGTATCTTTTCTCTATTTATTCATAATTTTAGAAAAAAAGAACGCATCGAAGAAGAAAACAAACAGCTGATCGAAAAGCAGCAGCAACAAAAATTACAGCATCAATTAGAATTAGAGCTTTATCAGCGGAATAAGATGGAAACAGTCGGTTTACTGACGACTTCTATTGTTCATGACATGAATAATTTCTTGACACCGATCATTGGAAATACGCAACTACTTTTAGAAGAATATTCTGATGATCCAGTACTAGAAGAAGATTTAGAAGATATTCTCCATTCTGCACAAAAAGGCCAACAATTGTCGGCCAATGTCCTGCGCTTTTCTAAAACACAACAAAGCGTACAAGAGTGGCTGGATGTTTCTGCTGCGATCGGTGTTGCGACACATTTGATCAAAGAGATCATCCCTAAAAATGTTCAATTATCGATCTCGATTCAAGAAAATCTTGGTACAGCTAAATTTGAAGAAATCGATGTCCAAAATCTGATCTATAACTTGATCACAAATGCATACCAAGCGACCAAAGAGCAGTCAACGATCCCTAAAATCCAGGTCACTGTTGCTCCAACATCTAAAGAAGTTGCAGAAGAAATCAAGAAAGACAATATACGAATTCAATCAGAAGAACATTTTGTCACTCTGGAAATTACTGATAATGGTCCAGGAATTCCTTCTGACATTAGAGAAAAAATCTTCGAACCGTTCTTCACGACAAAATCTGCTGATGAAGGAACAGGTCTTGGTTTATTCGCAGTAGCTTCTATCATCGCCAAATATGAATGGTACTTGGATGTTCAGTCAGAAACAAATCAAGGAACAACTTTTTTGATCATTCTTCCTGTCCGTCCACCACAATAA
- a CDS encoding CitMHS family transporter: MLLTVLSYVMIIVFMFVIMKKKMSPFTALVLIPLIFALIAIFTGVSNKGSIGDFVMEGIKTTSTTGIMLLFAILYFSIMLDAGLFDPITKKMIHIAKGDPMKVLIATAVVAAAVSLNGDGTTTTLICCSAFIPIYKKLDMKLMNLGVLVILQNTIMNLLPWGGPTARAMSVLNVGAEILAYLIPGMIIALLYVIFIVAPSMGRKERARLGVKQLTDAEIDEMTTVTDEETLAIRRPKNWLFNAIMTIGLIALLVTDSFVGLGLPPLFLFLTGTVIALMVNYPVLKDQSSRIGANGGDAVQVVILVFAAGVFMGLFQGTGMADALAQSFTKIIPDQLAGFWGLVIALISAPGTFFISNDGFYFGVLPVLAEAGRAYGFTDMQMALASLMGQAFHLLSPLVAFIYLLLRLTGLDMGQWQKEAAKWALGIFIIFVVTIVLTGHMPLYIPQ, from the coding sequence ATGTTACTTACTGTTTTGTCTTACGTCATGATCATCGTCTTTATGTTTGTGATCATGAAAAAGAAAATGTCACCGTTTACAGCACTAGTTTTGATTCCACTGATCTTTGCACTGATAGCCATCTTCACTGGTGTTTCAAACAAGGGATCCATCGGAGACTTTGTAATGGAAGGAATCAAGACAACTTCTACTACAGGTATTATGCTCTTGTTCGCGATTCTTTATTTTTCAATCATGTTGGATGCCGGTCTATTTGATCCGATCACCAAAAAGATGATCCACATTGCCAAAGGTGATCCAATGAAAGTATTGATCGCAACTGCGGTTGTTGCTGCTGCTGTTTCTCTTAACGGAGACGGAACAACGACTACATTGATTTGCTGTTCAGCTTTTATTCCTATTTATAAAAAACTGGACATGAAATTGATGAATTTGGGTGTTTTGGTTATTTTACAAAATACGATCATGAATTTACTACCATGGGGCGGACCTACTGCTCGTGCAATGAGTGTTTTAAATGTTGGAGCAGAAATTTTAGCTTATCTGATTCCTGGTATGATCATTGCTCTTTTATATGTCATCTTCATCGTTGCTCCTTCAATGGGTCGAAAAGAACGTGCCCGCTTAGGTGTCAAACAGCTAACAGATGCTGAAATCGATGAAATGACAACTGTGACAGATGAAGAAACATTAGCGATTCGTCGTCCAAAAAATTGGCTATTCAATGCTATTATGACAATTGGCTTGATTGCTTTATTAGTAACAGATTCATTTGTTGGACTTGGTTTACCACCGTTATTCTTATTCTTGACCGGTACGGTTATTGCTTTGATGGTCAACTATCCTGTTTTAAAAGATCAGTCATCACGAATCGGGGCTAACGGCGGAGATGCTGTTCAAGTAGTTATATTAGTCTTTGCAGCTGGTGTCTTCATGGGCTTGTTCCAAGGAACTGGTATGGCAGATGCATTAGCTCAAAGTTTCACAAAAATCATTCCGGATCAATTAGCTGGCTTCTGGGGCTTAGTGATCGCTTTGATTTCAGCACCAGGTACATTCTTTATTTCAAATGATGGTTTTTACTTCGGCGTACTGCCTGTGTTAGCAGAAGCTGGACGTGCGTATGGATTTACAGATATGCAAATGGCGTTAGCATCATTGATGGGGCAAGCGTTCCACTTATTGAGTCCATTGGTTGCCTTCATTTACTTGTTGCTTCGTTTAACTGGTTTAGATATGGGACAATGGCAAAAAGAAGCAGCGAAATGGGCATTGGGAATTTTCATTATCTTTGTTGTAACAATTGTTCTAACTGGACATATGCCGTTATACATTCCTCAGTAA
- a CDS encoding Y-family DNA polymerase encodes MFFEYEREPRRTIFCIDVKSFYASVECVARGYDPLEKMLVVMSHAENSGGLVLASSPKAKEVLGITNVTRKYDVPNHPALEIVPPRMNEYIKENMKINEIYSEYVADEDLHIYSIDESFLDVTASWKLFGQSPVELARAIQKRVKKETGLYITIGIGDNPLLAKLAMDIEAKHTNERLAEWHYEDVRKKVWTIEPITEMWGIGHRLEKRLNNLGIRSVYELAHTDINKLKRNLGIIGEQLYAHAHGIDRSRLSEKYIPEERSFNNSQILMRDYLKQEEIEVVIREMADQVAARLRKAHCQTECVHLSVGASRGTRQPHTGFSRQMKVPLTNSSKLLTEYCLMLFRQYWRGEEIRHIGITYSKLNYNTYVQLDLFHEPTEQLKELELDHVIDDIRQRFGYVSLVHASSMTKGGTAISRASLVGGHAGGLEGLE; translated from the coding sequence ATGTTTTTTGAGTATGAAAGAGAACCTCGAAGAACGATTTTTTGTATAGATGTCAAGTCATTTTATGCTTCTGTGGAATGTGTTGCGCGTGGGTATGATCCTCTTGAAAAAATGCTCGTAGTGATGAGTCATGCTGAAAATTCTGGGGGCTTAGTACTAGCTTCTTCTCCAAAAGCGAAAGAGGTCTTGGGAATTACAAACGTAACGAGAAAATACGATGTTCCCAATCATCCTGCGCTTGAAATTGTTCCTCCTAGAATGAATGAATACATCAAGGAAAATATGAAAATCAATGAGATTTATTCTGAATATGTAGCAGATGAAGATTTGCATATCTACTCGATCGACGAATCTTTTTTAGATGTAACTGCCAGTTGGAAATTATTTGGCCAATCGCCGGTCGAATTAGCAAGAGCCATTCAAAAACGAGTCAAAAAAGAAACCGGGCTTTACATCACGATCGGAATTGGAGATAATCCGTTGTTGGCCAAATTGGCCATGGATATCGAAGCGAAACATACTAATGAGCGGTTAGCTGAATGGCATTATGAAGATGTTCGTAAAAAAGTTTGGACAATCGAACCAATAACAGAAATGTGGGGAATAGGTCATCGACTGGAAAAACGCTTGAATAATTTGGGTATTCGTTCAGTCTATGAGCTTGCTCACACAGATATCAATAAGCTAAAAAGGAATTTGGGGATCATTGGTGAACAGCTTTACGCGCATGCGCATGGAATCGACCGCAGTCGCCTCTCTGAAAAATACATACCAGAAGAACGATCATTTAATAATTCTCAAATTTTGATGCGGGATTACTTGAAACAGGAAGAAATCGAGGTGGTGATTCGTGAAATGGCCGATCAAGTTGCAGCGAGGCTTAGAAAAGCACATTGCCAAACTGAATGTGTCCATCTATCTGTCGGTGCCTCTAGAGGAACCAGGCAGCCTCATACTGGATTCTCTAGACAAATGAAAGTACCATTGACCAATAGTAGTAAGCTTTTGACTGAATACTGTTTGATGCTTTTTAGACAGTATTGGAGAGGTGAGGAAATCCGACATATTGGAATCACTTATTCCAAACTAAACTACAATACTTATGTTCAACTGGATTTATTTCACGAACCAACAGAGCAGTTAAAAGAGTTGGAGCTGGATCATGTGATCGATGATATCCGTCAACGCTTTGGCTATGTTTCTTTAGTTCATGCAAGTTCAATGACAAAAGGTGGTACAGCAATTTCTAGAGCGTCATTGGTTGGCGGTCACGCTGGAGGATTGGAGGGATTAGAATGA
- a CDS encoding MepB family protein, whose product MQSMDILKREFAHFERCDYEEQNEEYEGAVFTISEPNIRIRSRLGKKTPKKTGYFVAFWEKDETQKNRPFQAKNSPEKLVIVIRDSNKKGLFIIPKDAAVEKQILSTKDQVGKMAMRFYPPWCSGLNRTAQSTQKWQLNYFKDYSDTDL is encoded by the coding sequence ATGCAGTCAATGGATATTTTAAAAAGAGAATTTGCCCATTTTGAACGATGTGATTACGAAGAACAGAATGAGGAATATGAAGGAGCAGTATTTACTATTAGTGAGCCAAATATCAGGATCAGAAGTAGATTAGGTAAAAAGACGCCTAAGAAAACTGGGTATTTTGTTGCCTTTTGGGAAAAGGATGAAACACAAAAAAACAGACCTTTTCAAGCTAAAAATAGCCCAGAAAAATTAGTGATCGTCATACGTGATTCTAATAAAAAAGGACTATTTATCATCCCTAAAGATGCGGCAGTTGAAAAGCAAATTTTATCAACGAAAGATCAGGTTGGAAAGATGGCTATGCGGTTTTATCCGCCTTGGTGTTCAGGATTAAATCGAACAGCTCAGAGTACACAAAAATGGCAATTGAATTATTTTAAAGACTATTCAGACACTGACTTATAG
- a CDS encoding AI-2E family transporter — protein MSFYEKFVQNIRLRRFFVLAVVIFILFLARSMITMILLTFIFTFLALHLVKCIQHFLKIPSLILVLIIYSLIVFFVYLIITNYVPILAKQTVQMYNSVVHFYQNPDNNDNQLLMIIDDYLEKSNLTAQIQNGASMLLRYVQDIGSLGLSVVLSFILSFFFMIEKKQMADFSKLFLKSDFDWFFQDIYYFADKFVNTFGVVMEAQFFIAVVNTVITTICLALIGFSQLPSLAIMIFILSLIPVAGVIVSCIPLSFIAYSQGGINDVIYILAVILIVHLFESYVLNPKFMSSKTDLPIFYTFVILLISERLFGVWGLIVGIPIFTFFLDILKVKPIHSANEQLDDSI, from the coding sequence GTGTCTTTTTATGAAAAATTTGTTCAAAATATCCGTTTAAGACGTTTTTTTGTTTTAGCAGTCGTTATTTTTATTTTATTTTTAGCTAGAAGTATGATCACAATGATTTTGTTGACATTTATTTTTACTTTTTTAGCGCTTCACCTAGTGAAATGTATACAGCATTTTCTTAAAATACCATCGCTTATTCTGGTTTTGATCATCTATTCTTTGATTGTTTTTTTCGTTTATCTGATAATAACCAACTATGTGCCAATCTTAGCGAAACAAACGGTTCAAATGTACAATTCTGTTGTTCATTTTTATCAAAATCCTGATAATAATGATAATCAGTTGCTTATGATCATCGATGATTATCTGGAAAAGTCAAACCTTACTGCACAGATCCAAAATGGTGCTAGTATGCTCTTACGTTATGTTCAAGATATTGGTTCACTTGGGCTGTCCGTCGTTCTTTCTTTTATCTTAAGTTTCTTTTTCATGATCGAAAAAAAACAGATGGCTGATTTTTCTAAATTATTTCTTAAAAGTGATTTTGATTGGTTCTTTCAGGACATTTACTATTTTGCAGATAAGTTCGTCAATACCTTTGGTGTCGTAATGGAAGCTCAATTCTTTATTGCCGTCGTCAATACTGTCATTACGACGATTTGTTTGGCATTGATCGGATTTTCTCAGCTTCCTAGTCTGGCGATCATGATCTTTATTTTAAGTCTGATTCCTGTAGCAGGTGTGATCGTTTCTTGTATTCCCTTGAGCTTTATCGCCTATTCTCAAGGCGGGATCAATGATGTGATTTATATTTTAGCCGTCATTCTTATCGTCCATCTATTTGAATCTTATGTCTTGAATCCAAAATTCATGTCCAGTAAAACTGATTTGCCGATTTTTTATACATTTGTCATCTTATTGATCAGTGAACGGCTTTTTGGTGTTTGGGGACTGATTGTTGGTATTCCGATTTTTACTTTCTTTTTAGATATCTTAAAGGTCAAACCGATCCATTCAGCGAACGAACAACTAGACGATTCTATATAA
- a CDS encoding YdcF family protein, whose protein sequence is MGTYFTIILGLIYLIGAFIIPKWRKNKVDKDWKFFEVLWFSICFICYVIFLEIRLPSYFFLIPSLFLTIFLVSYFREKRRLVNGLLFNLFLAVGMSYLGFLVVRTVNPLLVVMAGATGIFLLLLLLIGLYALLVFLYWNAIVVLRKEGHSFANLLTLLLAIGLTALLIFSYYSTSILPQWALTLFGIFPAILLYFSVVFYNFLTISVIYQFNQPRYNQDFIIVLGSGLIDGKTVPPLLGNRINKAIQFYQAQKAATQRAPKIIMSGGKGDDEHLAEGAAMKAYALEKGIPEQDILVEANSKNTLENMKFSKEIIEQSVGSTAYRAIFTTNNFHLFRAGMFAKMANLNANGVGAKTAFYFLPNAFLREFIAIVVMRKRRHMIICGLIVLAMIALTLFDYFYVGPVS, encoded by the coding sequence ATGGGGACTTATTTTACGATCATACTTGGCCTGATTTATTTGATTGGTGCATTCATTATTCCAAAATGGCGCAAAAACAAAGTAGACAAAGACTGGAAGTTTTTTGAAGTCCTTTGGTTTTCAATCTGCTTTATCTGTTATGTCATATTTTTAGAAATTCGACTACCTTCTTACTTCTTTTTGATTCCCTCTCTATTTCTTACCATTTTTTTGGTTAGTTACTTTAGAGAAAAAAGACGATTGGTCAATGGCTTGCTGTTCAATCTATTTTTGGCAGTAGGCATGAGTTATCTGGGCTTTTTAGTAGTCCGAACAGTTAATCCTTTATTAGTAGTGATGGCGGGAGCTACAGGCATCTTTTTGCTTTTATTGTTACTGATTGGTCTATATGCGTTACTTGTTTTTTTGTATTGGAATGCGATTGTTGTTTTAAGAAAAGAAGGTCATTCATTCGCTAACTTATTGACGCTACTTTTAGCTATTGGTTTGACTGCTCTTTTGATTTTTAGTTATTATTCTACTAGTATTTTACCGCAATGGGCATTGACTTTATTTGGTATTTTTCCAGCTATATTGCTCTATTTTTCAGTTGTTTTTTACAACTTTTTAACGATTTCGGTCATCTATCAATTTAATCAACCTAGGTATAATCAAGATTTTATCATCGTACTTGGTTCTGGTTTGATCGATGGGAAAACAGTGCCTCCTCTTTTAGGAAATCGGATCAATAAAGCGATTCAATTTTACCAAGCTCAAAAGGCAGCAACACAACGAGCACCTAAAATCATCATGTCTGGTGGAAAAGGAGATGATGAGCATTTGGCTGAAGGAGCTGCCATGAAGGCTTATGCTTTAGAAAAAGGAATACCAGAACAAGATATTCTCGTTGAAGCAAATTCTAAAAATACTTTGGAAAATATGAAATTTTCTAAAGAAATCATCGAGCAGTCTGTCGGTTCGACTGCCTATCGAGCGATTTTTACAACGAATAATTTTCATTTATTCCGTGCAGGTATGTTTGCTAAAATGGCTAACCTAAATGCGAATGGTGTCGGCGCTAAAACAGCTTTCTATTTTTTACCTAATGCCTTTTTACGAGAATTTATCGCAATCGTTGTCATGAGAAAACGTCGGCATATGATTATTTGCGGATTGATTGTATTGGCGATGATCGCATTGACTCTATTTGATTATTTTTATGTAGGTCCTGTTTCTTAA